A genomic window from Pecten maximus chromosome 6, xPecMax1.1, whole genome shotgun sequence includes:
- the LOC117330193 gene encoding uncharacterized protein LOC117330193 translates to MYDMFFLGSSQTCCPPNTPLTATLNVLESVSVACQPRFTDPCKWTVTAPPGAVIGVEITSLTLVAPSSVQTKNDAGTTVTTISGINVDSHLTAMGQSFTIEIVPSSGGMPPSGGEAITFKFIATSPANTVRLPEGQTSEKDP, encoded by the exons ATGTATGACATGTTTTTTCTAGGTAGCAGTCAAACCTGTTGTCCACCAAACACACCTCTTACCGCTACTCTCAACGTACTTGAGAGTGTCAGTGTGGCATGCCAACCAAGATTTAC TGACCCCTGTAAATGGACTGTCACAGCCCCACCAGGAGCAGTTATAGGAGTGGAGATTACTTCACTCACTCTCGTAGCCCCTTCCTCTGTTCAAACTAAGAACGACGCAG GAACCACTGTAACCACGATTTCTGGTATCAACGTTGATAGTCATTTAACAGCAATGGGACAGTCTTTTACCATCGAAATAGTTCCATCAAGTGGTGGCATGCCACCTTCAGGAGGAGAGGCCATAACATTTAAATTCATTGCCACCTCTCCAgctaatacag TACGTCTGCCTGAAGGACAG AcatctgagaaagatccataA